The nucleotide sequence ttgaggtcagggctttgtgatggccactccaataccttggctttgttgtccttaagccattttgccacaactttggaattatgcttggggtcattgtccatttggaagacccatttgcaaccaaactttaacttcctgactgatgtcttgagatgttgcttcaatatatccacataatagtccctcctgcagcaaagcacccccacaacatgatgctgccacccccgtgcttcacggttgggatggtgttcttcagcttgcaagcctcccactttttcctccaaacataaagatggtcattatggccaaacatatctatttttgtttcatcagaccagaagacatttttccaaaaagtacgatctttgtccccatgtgcagttgcaaactgtagtctggattttttatggtggttttgtatcagtggcgtcttccttgctgagtggcctttcaggttatgatgatataggactcgtttaactgtggatatagatacttttgtacctgtttcctccagcatcttcacacggtcctttgctgttctgggattgatttgcattttcgcaccaaagtacgttcatctctaggagacagaacgcgtcttcctcttgagaggtatgacggctgcgtggtcccatggtgtttattgtcaggatttggccagggttgttccggtttttggtcactagatgcccccattgtgccttttgaccttttgttttcccttgatcccattattatttgcacctgtgcctcatttcccctgattgtatttaaaccctttgttttcctctgttctttgctctgtgtttgtatgttagcacccagccctagtactctgagaactcttgttgatcccggtggactctcttgtggaattctgttttttgttcttgtttgtttgttttttgagtatcttttgaggctttttgtgctttaccttccaccttgtggatttaccttttttgtcttggaggattacctttgttcttgtaggattccttttgaggttgtggagttacatgttttcctgaagaacttcactttttacttcattaaatacaccgtctcaagtactgctgtgtctgcctcatcttatgggttctgccgactattcgtggctcagttggttaagtgactgtttctcactccggagacccgggttcgtaaccgggtcctgacagtttatacttgcatactattgtttgtacagatgaatgtggaaattgcttccaaggataaaccagacttgtggaggtctacactttttttctctgaggtcttggctgatttattttgattttcccatgatgtcaagcagaggcactgagtttgaaggtaggccttgaaatacatcctcaggtacacctccaattgactcaaaggatgtcaattagcctatcagaagcttctaaagccatgacataattttcaggaagtttccaagctgtttaaaggcacagtcaacttagtgtatgtaaacttctgacccactggaattgtgatacagtgaattagaagttaaataatctgtctgtaaacaattgttggaaagattacttgtgtcatgcagaaagtagatgtcctaaccgacttgccaaaactatagtttgttaaacaagaaatttgtggagtggttgaaaaacaagttttaatgacttcaacctaagtgtatgtaaacttccgacttaaattGTACATACTATTTTGAAAATGTTATTTGACCTAAAAagtgtggggctcaaaacaggtggggctctaccctacctgccctgaatgactggTCGCCACTGGACAGCTTGCACTTCCATAAATGCAAGGACAGAAAAGTAATGTTTTATGTCACACGATTTGGGACAAATCTGTCAAGACACCAACCATGAGGAATTTTTTTGAATATAGCTATGATCCCGTTTTATATCTTAATGtaaatacattacatatatatatttaatacattttagaatgttTTGTGTTTCACCTACAGTCCTGGCCTTAAGACTATATATAGCTACTATGTCAAATTGGGTAAGTGAAAATAGAACAATATGTCAAAAATATATAGATTTGATAACGGTTTCATTATTTGGTATAACACTAATTTACCTTCTCATTTTCTTCTTTGTGGATGCAGCTCGGAACATCCCTCGAGGGTAAGGGTCTGGTGAAAAGAAAAGAATCTACACTACAATGTTGCCACACAACATTGGCGACAACTTCATTTATTTGCCTGAATGTCTTTCCAGGTCTCACCAAGACTCGGAGAAACtaatcagaggagaggagagcccttACATGCTGCCAGGAGGAACATTTGTCGGACTCCTTTTCCAAAACACCTGTGTTCTGAGCAGTCTATTGGCCGGAATACATATAACAGCAACAAGATTTAGCAAAATCAAAGATTATTTCATGACAGACAACACAGTCGGTGCAGTCATAACCTTTCTCGATAACAAAATGTATAATGAGGCGATGGGTCTTTGGCTTATTAATTTAGATTTGCGTGTTGGAAGAAAACTATACTTTTCCCAAAACGAAGGTCTAGATTGTAGAGGCTATGTCGAAGACTTCCTACCAAATTTCGATGACCTGACAATTGTCAAATATGAAGACGACAACAACGATTACGATATGAGCCCCTCAGCTTGCATTTACAATGGAACACTGAGGTAATAAGTCATCATTGACTACCTTTTCTATTTCATTGTTATAAACAAGCAGGTTCTATTTAATTATTCATTCTCTACTTTATCggattacatttattttacagTTCTAAGAAATAATTATACTTTATAGGTGTGTGCAAATACCATATGAAATATAAACATGAAAGACACATTTTGTTAAGATGCCAAtggtttttttattttatttttgaaacTGTTATTTGATTTTCTCTGTCCATCCTGTtgtgtttctctttctgtttattGTGAAAGCAATTTTAAGATATATGGTCACGTTTACATCCTGGACACCGTAATTGACCCTAAACTCATCCTGGTGAATATGCTTGGCCGAATGGGAAACGGATGTATTCCTCCTTATGTCATCACGGATGATTTTTCAAGGTACTGTTAGGTTGAACTGCACAATGCTTTTAAGGTTTAACTTGTAGGCTATGTTTGGTGTCACTACCAGTATGGTGCATATAGAATGCAGAAAATTAGGCTGTGATCCAATACTGAGGTCAAATATTTGGAAATGGATATTTGACCGGTTTAGGCATGAGAGTTAGGTTGAGGTTAGTTTCAGTGAGGTTAGGGAAATGCATAAAAGTTAACATTGGGCATAACCCAATGCCAACCCCAATACAGCTTCTGTTTTTGTCTTATGTCCATTCTGATTGAATTTCTACTCCTAACAGGAAGTACGAGCTTCAGTTCCTTTTGCTGGGTTTAATCACAGCAGAGATCAAACACATGGTGCTGTGTGTTAAACAAGAAGGAGGGCGATGGATGCTGTACGATAACTCAGGAACGCCCCAATTCCAGGACTTCAACATGGAGATAGAAAGGAAGAAATACGTTGTTTACCTCGCTGCCTACGTGAATGTGAACAGTGCATATCCAGAGAAACAAGTGCAAGAATCAGAGCAAGGTGAGGTATAACCAAGAATCAGAGCAAGGTGAGGTATAACCAAGAATCAGAGCAAGGTGAGGTATAACCAAGAATCAGAGCAAGGTGAGGTATAACCAAGAATCAGAGCAAGGTGAGGTATAACCAAGAATCAGAGCAAGGTGAGGTATAACCAAGAATCAGAGCAAGGTGAGGTATAACCAAGAATCAGAGCAAGGTGAGGTATAACCAAGAATCAGAGCAAGGTGAGGTATAACCAAGAATCAGAGCAAGGTGAGGTATAACCAAGAATCAGAGCAAGGTGAGGTATAACCAAGAATCAGAGCAAGGTGAGGTATAACCAAGAATTGAAAACAGTTCTATGTTGTCACTGGAATCTTCAGTTATGAAGTCATCCTATATTGTCTTAAGTGATTCAATTCCTAACTGCAATTATGATTTGGCAAATGCCCCTAAACAATAATATGCTACTCCATTATTTTACAGTAAATGACCTCGTCCTGCCAGTGGTTGCAACAGTCAACACCCGCCGATCAACATCCCTATCCCCATTCAGATTGCCAGTGGAAGAAACAACCATCTCCACCCTGCCGACCTGTCAGCAGCAACGAGAGGATGCTTCCCCCTAAGGTCTGTTCCTAACTATAGTGTGACTGCAGTTTTTTTTTGCTTTCCACTGTCATCATAGGCTTGTTTTAAGGGGGATTTGGCATTAGACTGaaatatttaataaaaatatgtTTGCCATCGCAAAAAAAAACGAGTGTTGGGAGGGAAGAAATTGATAAGCTCTTGCCAAGCACAATTAGGATACTAGCTGAGATTCAGCATCACGGAGAGCAATTTTACATTCAAAGCCACAGGGCATTTCTATCACTCTTAGGCTTTCGTTTCATTGTAGACTAGGCTGCAGGGATGATAGCAACACAGCTAACTTACACACAAACATGTAGCCTGTACGAGATGTAAACATACCACTTTCCCGCCACAGGTGAATCAACAGTTAATGTGTGGTAGGGATCAGAGACCCTTTCCTTTGTGCAACTTGACTGCATTCCTACCAAGttatgtttttcttttttttaatgaaataaTTTCTCATGTAGTCTACTATGTAGTCTACTACTGCTTATGAGTGACAAATTATGGAAGACCGACCCGATTTAACAAAATATGTGTTGTCATAAATGACTTGTAAATGTCTGTTTTATCTTTCTGTGTCTCCCCTGTGGAAGTGGAAAACGCAGAGGAATGTGGCTGAGGGCACCCTGGCCTGAATACACCCAGACATTCATTGCCTGAGCCCACTTGGTTGTGCTGCTGACcaagtccacctggttgtgctgcctCCACTGGACCGACCTGCCTCCTTTAGCCGCTACACCAACAAATGTCTATTTCTTTACCTACCGTGTCTTTGTTAAAAGCTATCAGACCGACCACGGGGTCTTGAACTATTGAACATCTCTatctggtacagccagaagaggactggcaacccctctcagcctggttcctctctaggtttcttccttttagggagtttttcctagccactgtgctctTGCTTAAGCTTTTCTGTTTGGGGTCTGACAATTGCAGATGTAAAAActgctttataaataaatttgattgattgatcaacAACAGGGATACTTTCTCCTTGATTTTACACACGGGGCACATCCAGGTTCACCAAGTACAATACGTAAGTATGAGATCTGTAAGACATCCGATCGCAACTTAATATAATTCCAGACCCAACCTAAACATTGCATCTATCAAAATTCCAAAATAACTTTCATTAACATTATCAGACTTGTATCAAGACTAAAAAGTCATAGACCATTGGGATAAATTACATTGAAGAAATATTCACTAAACAAATAACCGATGAAGAGTTTGTCATCACACAGGACAGTCCTATAAAAGGAAAAAGGTCAAAGCTACTAGTTATTTACTGGTAGTGAACATAAGAAAGCTCTGTAAATCTCTTGAATTGGTTATTTTCATAGTATTTAATTCACTTACGGTCAGCAGTGGCCACAGTTAAAACCTTGTGTTTGATACACAATGACGCATATAGCTTTTATAATGTTAGTGTTCAGGAAGTTAATGACATGAAACATGTTAAGAGTTTGTTATAACATTTAACCAGTAGAACCAGTAATCACACCTGAGACATTGGTTGAACACGTTGTATCATAGTAAGTCAACTGACTGGTCTCTGTGACAAATGACAACGTAGCTAACAAGCATCACTACCATGGCACAGTTTTGCATGTTGTGTATAATGGCACTGTAGCACCAAGTGCAGCACCTCCAAACAAGTAGATTAATGAATGTGATCAGTccattacatttgagtcatttagcagacgctcttatccatatcGACATACAGGagtaattagggttaggtgtCTTGGTCAAGGGCACACCGACACATTTTTCATCtggtcggctcagggattcgaaccagcgacctttcagttacaggCCTAAGGCAACCTGTCTGACGGACAGTCCAGGTTTCAGAACGAGCTGATGCCCATTGTCTTTCGTATTTGTTCGAATGAGAGCCAAAACGTCATGGACCAGGGAGCCTGCAGTACCAAACAGACAACAAGGGCAGTGTGAATGTATTGTACATTGTCACGGTCAAAGGTTAAAAGCATTATAATATGAGACAGAGTAAATGTACCATTCTCATCCAAGTAGGGAGAAAGCCTTTGTACAGGGATATGAACCCTTCCCCCTTGACAGATTGGATCAGGCAGTCAATGGAAGACTTATACAATATGCCCCTGTGGAAAAATGTGTGTAGCCTATTAGGTACTTTTGTTTATTGGTCTGTCAGCATTATAAAACCTGTAATGTTAAGGCTTTATCTGTTGCATTTTGGATGTTCACCTGTTGCTAGAATAAGCTGTAAATGACATCCTAAACATATGGTACAGCATCACTATCAAGGAATGATTACTGTTCTCTGATTGGCTGACTAACCTGCCATTTGGACCTCTGGGCTGGTTCATTATTCTGGTTTTGATGACATCTGCTGGTGTTCCCATGGTAGCAGCAAC is from Oncorhynchus gorbuscha isolate QuinsamMale2020 ecotype Even-year linkage group LG14, OgorEven_v1.0, whole genome shotgun sequence and encodes:
- the LOC123995132 gene encoding uncharacterized protein LOC123995132 isoform X2; this encodes MLPGGTFVGLLFQNTCVLSSLLAGIHITATRFSKIKDYFMTDNTVGAVITFLDNKMYNEAMGLWLINLDLRVGRKLYFSQNEGLDCRGYVEDFLPNFDDLTIVKYEDDNNDYDMSPSACIYNGTLSNFKIYGHVYILDTVIDPKLILVNMLGRMGNGCIPPYVITDDFSRKYELQFLLLGLITAEIKHMVLCVKQEGGRWMLYDNSGTPQFQDFNMEIERKKYVVYLAAYVNVNSAYPEKQVQESEQVNDLVLPVVATVNTRRSTSLSPFRLPVEETTISTLPTCQQQREDASP
- the LOC123995132 gene encoding uncharacterized protein LOC123995132 isoform X1, translating into MCVSILKHLTREEKMALSEPSPGLKTIYSYYVKLARNIPRGSHQDSEKLIRGEESPYMLPGGTFVGLLFQNTCVLSSLLAGIHITATRFSKIKDYFMTDNTVGAVITFLDNKMYNEAMGLWLINLDLRVGRKLYFSQNEGLDCRGYVEDFLPNFDDLTIVKYEDDNNDYDMSPSACIYNGTLSNFKIYGHVYILDTVIDPKLILVNMLGRMGNGCIPPYVITDDFSRKYELQFLLLGLITAEIKHMVLCVKQEGGRWMLYDNSGTPQFQDFNMEIERKKYVVYLAAYVNVNSAYPEKQVQESEQVNDLVLPVVATVNTRRSTSLSPFRLPVEETTISTLPTCQQQREDASP